A genomic region of Leptolyngbya sp. NIES-2104 contains the following coding sequences:
- a CDS encoding FMN-dependent NADH-azoreductase: protein MQHILHIDASYSGERSVSRVLSRDFITAWKKFHPEAAVLYRDLGRFPVPYINEAWIAATHSSSEIRTPEMIAALEVSNPLLEEFLLVDGYVFGVPMYGFTIPATLKAYFEHLIRLGRTYEVTKAGVKGLVHGKKALFITSCAGDYSPGSTFGEDHQEPYLRTLFESFGIKDVQFVNAGKLMFKDREQSISSAQASLQSLATQW, encoded by the coding sequence ATGCAACACATCCTTCATATTGATGCGAGCTACAGCGGGGAGCGATCGGTATCACGAGTTTTGTCTCGTGACTTTATCACAGCTTGGAAGAAGTTCCACCCTGAAGCTGCCGTTCTCTACCGAGATCTAGGGCGTTTTCCAGTTCCCTACATCAACGAAGCCTGGATTGCCGCCACTCATTCGTCATCCGAAATTCGTACACCAGAGATGATTGCAGCTTTAGAAGTGTCTAACCCATTGCTAGAAGAGTTCTTGTTGGTCGATGGGTATGTTTTTGGAGTGCCAATGTATGGCTTTACAATTCCGGCAACCTTAAAAGCCTACTTTGAACATTTGATTCGGCTTGGACGGACTTATGAGGTCACGAAAGCAGGGGTTAAAGGGCTAGTGCATGGCAAGAAGGCACTGTTTATCACAAGCTGTGCTGGTGATTATTCTCCAGGTTCTACTTTTGGTGAAGATCATCAGGAACCGTATCTTCGGACGCTGTTTGAATCGTTTGGTATCAAAGATGTTCAGTTTGTCAATGCTGGGAAGCTGATGTTCAAAGATCGAGAGCAGTCTATTTCATCGGCTCAAGCAAGTCTTCAATCCCTTGCCACTCAATGGTAA
- a CDS encoding nuclear transport factor 2 family protein — protein sequence MSHENIETARRLFKAVETRDVVGVLATYDPEIVIRDAASLPYGGIHHGLEGAKQHVEGAALAWNHLQPEAARKMNGVFLDAGEFVVVLWRLNGLEASSGRTLDAPVVSVYKMRDTKIIESQMFYSDTVTIVQFLEGTT from the coding sequence ATGTCTCATGAGAATATTGAAACCGCTCGTCGTTTGTTCAAAGCGGTTGAAACACGCGATGTCGTTGGAGTGCTTGCTACTTATGATCCTGAGATTGTCATCCGCGATGCTGCTTCACTCCCGTATGGTGGCATTCATCATGGTTTAGAAGGGGCAAAACAACATGTTGAAGGGGCGGCTCTAGCATGGAATCATCTCCAGCCGGAGGCTGCCAGAAAGATGAATGGTGTGTTTTTGGATGCAGGTGAGTTTGTTGTTGTGCTCTGGCGGCTCAACGGATTAGAAGCGAGTAGTGGTAGAACACTAGATGCGCCCGTGGTCAGCGTTTATAAAATGCGGGATACAAAAATCATTGAATCCCAAATGTTTTACTCAGATACAGTTACGATCGTGCAGTTCCTAGAAGGAACGACCTGA
- a CDS encoding CPBP family intramembrane glutamic endopeptidase: MPLFFFNIVGEGLFWRGYIFPRQELAFGQYTWFVHGCFWWMFHLPFGSALLVTLLPIIFITSFVVQRTKSTWADIIVHTFINGSGFLLVAFGIVG; encoded by the coding sequence GTGCCGCTATTCTTTTTCAACATTGTTGGAGAAGGATTGTTTTGGCGGGGCTATATTTTTCCCCGACAAGAATTGGCATTTGGACAATACACCTGGTTCGTTCACGGCTGCTTTTGGTGGATGTTTCATCTCCCATTTGGCAGCGCGTTACTGGTGACACTGCTCCCGATTATCTTCATTACGTCGTTTGTTGTTCAAAGAACAAAGAGTACCTGGGCAGACATTATCGTCCATACCTTCATCAATGGATCAGGCTTTCTGCTGGTTGCCTTTGGGATTGTAGGATGA
- a CDS encoding AraC family transcriptional regulator produces the protein MTDSAQNKLPLVLPQPPILASDGANWKNIQFAHFRQSPCQVPEHELPFHVICMNAGKPVRLEQAVDGQKETVDSVLGDLAIYPAYATQAFHWDTNTEFFNLFLEPAFLSQVGYDVFGRDRIELIPHLAALFDPFLQQIGFALKTSLEIDGENSNLYADSMAQALVVHLLCRYSSCSRPIKPVTGGLTQQQWRQVSSFIDANLDKNISLAELAAIVQLSPYHFAHLFKKSTHTSPHQYLINCRIERAKQLMLMGDLSLATIAQTVGFASQGHFTYHFKRIVGVTPKVFRQQER, from the coding sequence ATGACTGACTCTGCTCAGAACAAGCTACCTCTCGTTCTTCCCCAGCCGCCCATTCTGGCAAGTGATGGCGCAAACTGGAAAAACATTCAATTCGCGCATTTTCGGCAATCTCCTTGTCAGGTGCCGGAGCATGAATTGCCGTTTCATGTCATTTGCATGAATGCTGGCAAACCAGTTCGACTGGAACAAGCTGTCGATGGACAAAAGGAAACCGTTGACTCAGTGCTGGGAGATTTAGCGATTTATCCAGCTTATGCAACTCAGGCATTTCATTGGGACACAAATACTGAGTTTTTCAATCTGTTTTTAGAGCCAGCATTTCTGAGTCAAGTTGGGTATGACGTGTTTGGCAGAGATCGCATTGAACTCATTCCTCACCTCGCTGCATTGTTCGATCCATTTCTTCAACAAATAGGTTTTGCGTTAAAAACATCCTTGGAAATTGACGGAGAAAACAGCAATCTTTATGCTGATTCAATGGCGCAGGCACTCGTTGTTCATCTTTTATGTCGATATTCAAGCTGTTCCCGTCCAATAAAACCTGTCACAGGTGGCTTGACTCAGCAGCAATGGAGACAAGTTTCTAGTTTTATTGATGCAAACTTGGATAAGAATATTAGCTTAGCTGAGTTGGCAGCGATCGTCCAGTTAAGCCCTTATCATTTCGCGCATCTGTTCAAGAAATCAACCCATACATCGCCACATCAATATTTAATTAATTGCCGGATTGAACGGGCTAAACAATTGATGCTGATGGGAGATTTATCGCTTGCCACGATTGCTCAAACGGTCGGTTTTGCCAGTCAAGGACATTTCACTTACCACTTCAAACGGATTGTGGGCGTTACTCCTAAAGTGTTTCGACAGCAAGAACGTTGA